From a region of the Campylobacter anatolicus genome:
- a CDS encoding 3'(2'),5'-bisphosphate nucleotidase CysQ family protein encodes MKDLLNLAKIAAISAGKQILKHYDDFTIKIKSDKSPLTSADIAANKAIFETLSTSNIPICSEEQILSNDKKVDEFWLVDPLDGTKEFVARNGEFCVCIALIKLGRPLLGVIFIPKTNELFYADKNGVFKEILDSNFSPKYTIDLKQNIQDKDTIYVGNYGKNKVAKLIANELCFSLTHIGSAIKFTRVCENGGIYVRFSPSHIWDNAAGDALVSFLGGCVIDINTMKLPLYSITNLKSNHFIALPPHKKSLKEKIVQIYKDSLSYYAY; translated from the coding sequence ATGAAAGATTTATTAAATTTAGCTAAAATCGCTGCTATCAGTGCCGGTAAGCAGATACTAAAACATTATGATGATTTTACCATAAAGATAAAATCAGACAAGTCACCACTCACAAGTGCCGATATAGCCGCAAATAAAGCGATATTTGAAACTCTAAGCACAAGCAATATACCGATATGTTCGGAAGAGCAAATTTTAAGCAACGATAAAAAAGTAGATGAGTTTTGGCTAGTTGATCCACTTGATGGTACAAAAGAATTTGTCGCACGAAACGGCGAGTTTTGCGTATGCATAGCACTTATTAAACTAGGTCGACCCTTGCTTGGTGTGATATTTATCCCAAAGACAAATGAGTTGTTTTATGCCGATAAAAACGGTGTTTTTAAAGAAATTTTAGATAGCAATTTTAGCCCAAAATACACGATAGATTTAAAGCAAAATATCCAAGATAAAGATACGATATATGTCGGCAACTACGGCAAAAATAAAGTCGCAAAACTAATCGCAAACGAGCTTTGCTTTAGCCTTACACACATCGGTTCAGCGATAAAATTTACTAGAGTTTGTGAAAATGGCGGCATATACGTGCGTTTTAGTCCAAGTCATATCTGGGATAATGCCGCAGGAGACGCACTTGTGAGCTTTTTAGGTGGTTGCGTAATAGATATAAACACAATGAAGCTACCACTTTATAGTATTACAAATTTAAAAAGCAACCACTTTATCGCTCTACCACCACACAAAAAAAGCTTAAAAGAGAAAATCGTGCAAATTTATAAAGATAGCTTAAGCTACTATGCTTATTAA
- a CDS encoding redoxin family protein: protein MIKIPTNITLKGLDGAEFNLSKFAMTHNFVMFLYPKLGESGKGLSDELKNMCAMTGCTVQANEYKRLLSEFNTLGFKLVAVGTQDVFIQQSFKESIGAEFIYLNDDEFMLECALKLPTFKSADGKKFYFRQTLIVKNGEIIHKNLISNPELDAENTLKLIREFKI, encoded by the coding sequence ATGATAAAAATTCCAACAAATATAACTTTAAAAGGACTTGATGGAGCAGAGTTTAACCTTTCAAAATTCGCTATGACGCATAATTTTGTGATGTTTTTATACCCAAAGCTGGGCGAGAGTGGCAAGGGCTTAAGTGATGAGCTTAAAAATATGTGTGCGATGACTGGCTGTACGGTTCAGGCTAATGAGTATAAAAGGTTGCTTAGCGAGTTTAATACACTGGGCTTTAAACTTGTGGCTGTCGGCACTCAGGATGTCTTTATCCAGCAGAGCTTTAAAGAGAGCATTGGGGCTGAGTTTATATATTTAAATGATGATGAGTTTATGCTCGAATGTGCTTTAAAGTTGCCTACTTTTAAGAGTGCAGATGGTAAGAAATTTTATTTTCGCCAGACTTTGATTGTAAAAAATGGCGAAATAATACACAAAAATCTTATCTCAAATCCTGAACTTGACGCAGAAAATACGCTTAAGCTTATAAGAGAATTTAAAATTTAA